The stretch of DNA CGCTGTCGCCGTTGCCGGCCACCGTACTAATGACGCCCGTGTCGGCATCCACCTTTCGAACTCGATGGTTGCCGGTATCAGAGATATAGGCGTGATTGTGTTGATCGAAGACGATGGCTTCCGGCGCGTGCAACATCGACTTCGCCGCCGGCTTCCCGTCTCCATCATATCCGTACCGGCAAACACCGGCGAGGGTAGAAATCAGCCCGGTCTTACGATCGATTTTGCGCACTCGATTGCTGCCTTTGTCGACGATGTATACATCACCGGCATTGTCGACGGCGATCCCGACGATATCATACAACCGCGCCTCCAAGGCCGGACGACCATCATCGAGGTACATCGACAAACTCAGACCATCCGAACAAACCGGCATCAGCCACCCGTTATCATCACTGAAGTCGATTCCAATTGCGTCGCCGGACAATACGACCAGGTTACGTGCCACCAATGGCTGCTCCCGGGCCTCATCTTCCGCGGTCCAACTTCCCGCGATGGTTTCCACCAGACCGGTGCGCGAGTCGTACCGACGAATTCGGTGCGCCTGCGTATCCGCGATATACATGACGTCGTCCGCGTCGAAGGCAATCGCCGCAGGCCAGGTCAAATTGACCTCTAGCGCCGGGCCGTCGCCATTAAATCCATGCTCACCGGTGCCCACGACCGTCGTGATCGTTCCAGTCTCACGATCGATTTTTCGAATCCGGTTACTTCCTGAATCACAGACATAGAGATCGTTGCGGGAATCGCAGACGATATCCAACGGCAGATACAGGCCGGCTTCTCCGCAAGGCCCTTCATCGCCGCTGTAGCAGGTCTCGCCAATGCCGGCAAAATTATGGACGGTGCCCTCTGTGAGACTGACACGACGAACCCGGTCGCTGCCTGATTCGGCGAAGTACAGCCAGCGTTCGTCTCGATCCAGTGCGACATGGTGCGGAAGGGGAATGCCGGCTTTGACAGCCCGCTTGCCGTCTCCCGTGCTTCGCGCCTTCCCGTTTCCGGCAAAGGTTTCGATATATCCGACCGCTAATTGAACGTCCGTTTCCATAACTGTGTCAATCCGTTCTATGCTGGGCCCATGGTGGGAACAAATGCTATGCGCGCGCGGCCGGAGGCGCTGCGGCGACCGGCTGCTCAACAACAGGCGTCGGCATCGTCACCGGCGTCGGGGCCTGAATGGCCTGTGCCTGCAGCGGTTCGGCCTGCTGAGCCTGCGCTTGCGCCTGGGCCTCAGCCTCGATCGCATCCGCCTCATGGACGGATTTCTTAAAGCCCTTGATCGCCTTGCCGATCCCCTCACCAAGCTGCGGCAACTTCCCTGCCCCGAAAATAATCAGCACGATAAACAGGATCAGAATCAACTCTGTAAAACCAAGACTGCCAAACATGGTGTGTCTCCTTTGCTCACATGTTCAGGATGCGGCTCCCTCTTTGGCTTTCTTCGCGAATCGTTCTTTCAAGCGCTGACGAGCCTGTTCGGCCTGCTCGAACATCTTGCACTTGTCGTAGACGCTGATCAAGTTGTAGTAGGCGAGGGGTTCGTCTGGACTGTGCTCCACCGCACTTTCCATAACCTTGATCGCCAAATCCGTCTTCCGGTGATTGAGAGCGATTTCCATCAATTTGAAGCTCGCCTCCAGATGCTTCGGATCTAACTCTAAGACACGAAGATAGCACTGGATCGCCATGTCCATGGTGTTGTAATCGGAGACTTGTGGATTGTCGAGCTCCACGTACACACCGGCGAGATTGTACCACGCCATCGGATCGTCGGGCGTGATCTCGACAAGCCGCTCGTAGTAATTCTTCGACTCCATGTACTTTCGCTTATCCGCCTGCACGCGGCCGAGATTGAACAGCGCGAGCACATCATAGGCATGCACATCGAGCGCGCGCTTGAATTCAGCTTCAGCCTCGTCGATCATCCCCTTGGTCGCATAGATGGTCCCGAGGTTGGAGTAGTACATTGCGAGCGACCGATTCATCTCGGTCCGGAGCCCCTCCGCCATCTCGATCGACTTTTTCACTTCGGTGAGCGCATCGTCAAGGCGGCCCTTGCTGAAATACAACTCTCCCAGCCGGCACCGTGCCTGAAAATCGTCCGCTTCGGTACTGAGCAGTTTTTCGATTTCCGCAATTTCTTCATCCGGGCTCAACGGTTGATCGCCAGGATCCACCGCCGCACTCCCCTGCTCTGCTCCGCCTGTCTGTGTCTGTTCATCCATAACAACGTATCCTAATCTGGGTGACTCATAAGATTAAATTTGTCCACCAACGAGAGATTCCTGCGTGCCGACAAGGGGTGGCCTGGTCACCGCCGCCTGTTCCGTCAGCGCACCTTTGGGACGGTCGAGCGTCAGTAACATCACCCCGAGCACCACCATCAGCGTCAAACTGGAAAATAACAACGCATAGCCGGCGATAAACATCAACGCGAGGCCGTATCCCGCCAGACGCCCCATCGACACGAGCCTGATCACGGTGTACGACCAACAGAGCAGCCCTGCGACATAAAAGGCAAAGGGCAGATAGAAGGTATACCCCATGCCCATCTGAAAGATCCAGCTG from Nitrospira sp. encodes:
- the tatA gene encoding twin-arginine translocase TatA/TatE family subunit, which translates into the protein MFGSLGFTELILILFIVLIIFGAGKLPQLGEGIGKAIKGFKKSVHEADAIEAEAQAQAQAQQAEPLQAQAIQAPTPVTMPTPVVEQPVAAAPPAARA
- a CDS encoding tetratricopeptide repeat protein; protein product: MDEQTQTGGAEQGSAAVDPGDQPLSPDEEIAEIEKLLSTEADDFQARCRLGELYFSKGRLDDALTEVKKSIEMAEGLRTEMNRSLAMYYSNLGTIYATKGMIDEAEAEFKRALDVHAYDVLALFNLGRVQADKRKYMESKNYYERLVEITPDDPMAWYNLAGVYVELDNPQVSDYNTMDMAIQCYLRVLELDPKHLEASFKLMEIALNHRKTDLAIKVMESAVEHSPDEPLAYYNLISVYDKCKMFEQAEQARQRLKERFAKKAKEGAAS